taagacAGTTTTGGCGAGTATCTTAGCTGTGTAACATTATGACAAGGTTGATAACTCCTTCAGAAATTGTGGGGGGCATACCCGTTTTCAAACCGACATATGAGCAATTCGAAGATTTTTATACGTTTTGTAAAGCCATAAACAAATACGGTATGAAGAGTGGTGTCGTGAAAGTTATTCCGCCAAAAGAATGGAAGGACAAGTTAGATCTGCCCCATTCCGCGGAAACGCTTCAAAAGATCAAGATAAAGTCGCCCATTCAGCAGCACATCTCTGGTAATAAAGGTCTTTTTATGGTGCAAAATGTGGAGAAAAACAAGACTtataatattattcaatGGAAGGATCTATCCAAGGACTACGTACCTCCAGAGGACCCTAAAGCGAGACGTAACTCTAGGAAAGGATCTGTTTCCAAATCTACGAAattgaaactgaaaaatcATGAATCGTCCTTCAAAATTGACGATTTTGAACAATTCAGAACGCAGTATACGATAGATTTATCTGATTTCCAAAATCCGGAGCGATTAAAGTTCTTGGAAGAATATTATTGGAAAACCTTAAACTTTACTACGCCTATGTACGGTGCCGATACACCAGGATCAATTTTCCCTGAAAGACTTGACGTTTGGAACGTCGCAAAACTACCGAACATTCTAGATCACATGGAAACCAACATCCCCGGAGTGAACGACTCCTACTTGTACGCTGGTTTATGGAAggcttctttttcttggcaCTTGGAGGATCAGGACCTTTATTCCATAAACTATATCCATTTTGGTGCCCCAAAACAATGGTATTCGATACCGCAAGAGGATAGGTTTAAATTCTACAAGTTCATGCAAGAGCAATTCCCTGAAGAAGCAAAGAATTGTCCGGAGTTTTTAAGACATAAAATGTTCTTAGCTTCACCCAAGCTTCTGCAAGAAAACGGCATACGATGCAACGAAATTGTTCACCATGAAGGTGAGTTCATGATCACTTACCCATATGGTTATCATGCGGGGTTCAATTATGGATATAACTTGGCCGAGTCGGTCAACTTTGCTTTGGAGGAGTGGCTACCGATTGGGAAAAAAGCTGGCAAATGCCATTGTATTTCAGACTCGGTGGAAATAGATGTCAGAAAATTGGCTAAGTCTTGGAAAGActataataataaagagTCGAAAGGAACGATATCTCTCAATCCACTTCCAGGCTCTGCCATGCCCTTGCTTCACAGGCCGACGCTAAAGGAAATGGAAAACAGCTCACTTCGATCCACCAGTCCAGATGTGGGTCATTTCTCAAGTTTAAGATCAAAAAGTTCAGGTGTTTCTTCACCTCTACTATCACGTATGAAAGACTATTCTAACATTGTCGAGCCTACGTTAGAAGATCcaactttgaaattgaaaagaatttcatcatttcaAGATCAACCTTTGAATAAgctattgaaaagagaaacttCACAAACAGCAATGCTCACGGACCACGAAGACAACATAGTAGCCATGAGTCTCACTTCAATGGCAAACAGTGCCGCCTCTTCTCCGAGATTACCGTTGTCAAGATTGAATTCCTCTAACGATCTCTCAAATGCTCAACCATTATTTGACATGACAAATAATAACCTTGCCTTCCCGCGGCCTAATGGACCATCGGGGTTGAACCCTTTATTATACATCTCCAACAAGAACATTAACGGAATATCTCATTCTGCTCCACATTCCCCAGTGAATCCGAATATATCATTAATAAAAAGAGTAAAGTCTCCCAACATTGTAACATTAAACATATCCAGAGAATCCTCTAGAAGCCCTATAGCACTTAATTCTGAGGGAAGACAACAACAGCATCTGCAACAACATTCATTCTCAACTCCATCCACTGTGTCAAATCTTTCCACTTCTGTTCAGGGACCACTAACTGACACAAATGACATAAAAATACCGCATCCTGAAAAGCTTATCCATAAAGCAACAAATAGAATACCAAAGAGGGAACTGCTTGTAGAAAGGTCAGAATCGAATTCTCTACTTCCAAACGTCACATCCACGTGCCAAGAGGATTCTCTTTCAAGTGAAAAAACCGATTTAGATAAAGAACAGTGCTCTTCCCCATTAATATCAAAGTTTGCACCGGAAGAAATTGTATTATCAGGTAAGAACAAGATTTATGTTTGTAAGGAATGCcagagaaaattttcttccgGTCACCATCTCACAAGACATAAGAAATCTGTCCACTCTGGAGAAAAACCTCACTCTTGTCCCAAATGTGGTAAAAGATTTAAAAGGAGGGATCACGTTTTACAACACttaaacaagaaaataccGTGTGTTTCAAATGACACGACGATAGATGATTCAATAATGAATTCTTCAGTGCAACCGCAGGACGGGAAGGCAGCCATCGACCAGCAAAGTGCACCGTTGAGCTGACTCTCAGCTGTCAGTTATTGATTTACagtctttttttgaagactTGAAATGTTATTCTATTCGGTCGGCCGGAGATCCGCGAAAATTCACTTTCCACTAATCACCATATTACAATCACCATTAGGCTATACATATCATTATATAGAAGAGGTATGTATATTAGTATACTGAACATTAAATCATCAGGGACAGGGCCAACAATAATCCATGCCTGCGAACGGaaaacaaacaataaaacTGCTCAAACCCCTTCGACTTTTACTATTGGGGGCGCCAGGATCCGGTAAAGGGACACAGACTTCACGACTACTAGAAAGAATTCCTCAGTTGTTCTCAATTTCCTCGGGCGACATTTTACGTCAAGAAGTAAAATCTGAATCAACTCTGGGTCGGGAGGCTGCTACTTATATTGCTCAGGGGAAGTTATTGCCGGATGATCTCATAACGCGTCTGATAACGTTTCGTCTTTCAGCATTAGATTGGTTAAAACCGTCAGCTGCATGGTTACTCGATGGATTTCCTCGAACTACTCCACAAGCTTCCGCTTTGGACGAGCTTCTGAAACAACATGATGCCAGTTTAAACTTGGTGGTAGAGTTAGATGTGCCCGAATCCACCATATTGGAAAGAATTGAGAATAGATATGTTCACATTCCTAGTGGAAGAGTATATAATTTGCAATATAATCCCCCGAAAGTACCTGGGCTAGATGATATCACTGGTGAACCATTAACCAAAAGACTTGATGACACCGCTGAAGTGTTTAAGAAACGACTGGAAGAGTACAATCAAACAAATGAGCCGTTAAAAGAGTACTACAGAAGTAGTGGGATTTTAAGTACCGTCTCAGGAGAAACCTCAGATATTATCTTCCCTAAGTTATTGAACCTAATAACCAGAAAATTTGGCCATTAGGGCCCTACAAAGTTATACTGAAGATAAGCTTTTTTCAACCTCCCTCCTGAAATTAAACAAAGAATCTTGGAGCTCATATGAAAGCCAgcatcttttgaaactaaATGGACATAGTAGGCTTTGAATCTCTCGAGTAGTCGTGATGCTATGTGTTAAATCTTATGTTAATCATGGGCGACGGCATTTAAGGATTATGATTGAAAATTatgaaaattcaaagtAACATACTTTTATGCCACGCCACATTGCTGCTACTGGAAAGGTATCTTTGATCTGTACATAATggatatatatacatatatatgtatatgtcTTAAAGCTGATAAAGTGCTGCTATCTATCCATAAAGATACCATAAATCGCCTTGGGTTCAAGTCTACTGCGATCCTGTTATAACTATACAATAAGAGAACTAGAAACGATGAAATTTTATATAGATGATTTACCAGTGCTTTTTCCTTACCCAAAGATATATCCGGAACAGTACAATTATATGTGCGACATCAAAAGGACTCTGGATGTAGGTGGAAATAGCATCTTGGAGATGCCCTCAGGGACAGGTAAAACCGTCTCACTACTATCTCTTACAATCGCTTACCAGATGCATTATCCAGAACACAGAAAAATCATATACTGTTCACGTACTATGTCTGAAATCGAAAAAGCTTTAGTAGAGTTAGAAAACCTTATGGATTACAGAACTAAAGAGCTGGGCTACCAAGAGGATTTTAGAGGTCTTGGCTTGACAtcgagaaaaaatttgtgTTTGCATCCCGAAGTGAGTAAAGAACGAAAAGGTACAGTAGTCGATGAGAAATGCCGTAGAATGACAAATGGGCAGGCGAAGAGGAAATTGGAGGAAGACCCAGAAGCTAATGTAGAATTGTGTGAGTACCATGAAAATTTGTACAATATTGAAGTGGAAGATTATCTCCCAAAGGGCgtattttcctttgaaaaacttttgaagtactgtgaagaaaaaacgCTTTGTCCATATTTCATTGTTCGTCGTATGATTTCTCTTTgtaacattattatttattcttacCACTATCTATTAGACCCTAAAATTGCTGAAAGAGTTTCCAACGAGGTTTCCAAGGATAgtattgtcatttttgatgaagcacacaatattgataatgtgTGTATCGAATCTTTGTCGTTAGATTTGACAACAGATGCGTTGAGAAGAGCCACACGAGGTGCTAATGCATTAGATGAACGTATTTCTGAGGTCAGAAAAGTTGACTCCCAAAAACTGCAAGATGAATACGAAAAACTAGTCCAAGGTCTGCATTCTGCAGATATTCTCACCGATCAGGAAGAGCCGTTTGTCGAAACGCCGGTTTTACCTCAAGATCTTTTAACAGAGGCAATCCCAGGAAATATACGGAGAGCTGAAcattttgtttcttttttgaaaagattgatTGAGTATCTGAAGACAAGAATGAAGGTTCTTCATGTTATTTCAGAGACACCTAAGTCATTTTTACAGCATCTAAAACAATTAACGTTCATAGAGAGGAAACCTCTCCGGTTTTGTTCTGAAAGGTTATCATTGCTTGTAAGAACTTTGGAAGTAGCAGAGGTGGAAGACTTTACTGCATTGAAAGATATAGCAACATTTGCTACCCTTATATCAACATACGAGGAAGGTTTTTTGCTAATTATTGAACCATATGAAATTGAGAATGCGGCAGTTCCAAACCCAATTATGAGATTCACTTGTTTGGATGCGTCAATTGCCATTAAACCAGTCTTCgaaagattttcttctgtCATTATTACTTCGGGGACTATATCACCATTAGACATGTATCCAAGGATGTTAAACTTTAAGACAGTCTTGCAGAAATCATACGCTATGACGTTAGCTAAAAAATCGTTCCTACCAATGATTATTACGAAGGGCTCTGACCAAGTTGCAATATCttcaagatttgaaattagAAACGATCCTAGTATTGTTCGTAACTATGGTTCTATGTTAGTAGAATTTGCAAAGATTACTCCTGATGGGATGGTCGTGTTTTTCCCCTCATATCTATATATGGAAAGTATTGTTTCAATGTGGCAAACGATGGGTATCCTTGATGAGGTTTGGAAACATAAATTAATTCTAGTCGAAACTCCTGATGCTCAAGAAACCTCCCTAGCTTTAGAGACATACAGGAAAGCCTGCTCGAACGGGCGTGGAGCAATCTTACTTTCTGTTGCTAGAGGAAAGGTATCTGAAGGTATCGATTTTGATCATCAATACGGCAGAACTGTGTTGATGATAGGTATCCCATTTCAATACACAGAATCACGTATTTTGAAAGCTCGCTTGGAATTTATGAGGGAAAACTATCGAATCAGAGAAAATGACTTCTTATCTTTTGATGCAATGAGACACGCTGCCCAATGTTTGGGAAGAGTCCTAAGAGGAAAGGACGATTATGGCGTAATGGTACTAGCAGACCGTAggttttcaagaaaaagaagccaGTTGCCAAAATGGATTGCCCAAGGTTTGTCAGATGCTGACTTAAACCTTTCTACCGACATGGCCATATCCAATACCAAACAATTTTTGAGAACCATGGCTCAACCGACAGACCCCAAAGACCAAGAGGGTGTATCTGTTTGGAGTTATGAAGATCTAATAAAACACCAGAATAGTAAAAATGGTAAGGGGGGATTCATTGAAACCAAAAACAAAGGAGAGCaggatgaagatgaggatGTAGAGATgcaataagaaaataatttAGTGTTGATATAGATTATATACGCGGCAAGCAGACTGCATAACCACAAAAAATTATATCCTATATATATCCGTGATATCCATTTGAGCGTATTCTGCAAGATACAATGAGTCTACTTCACATTTATTTTAAACTCCAATTCTTTATCTGCGTCAAGATACGAATCACAAACACACCAAATTGTTAGGTTGTGTTGACCGGGTGCTGGAGTATCAAATTCTAATTCATAGTGCTGGATCTCTTTATTTAAACTAACTTTCTTGATAGCGTAAAGTTCCTTTTTAGAAGTGTCACCTAAAACCAACCACCAACACTCTAGTTTATCAAATGGATATTTTTCTGATGTCACTTGTAGACTTTCTGGCTCAACATCTCTTGTTAATTGTATGGAgattttctgtttttcaCCTGTAGTTAAAGATTCTGAATTATTTAAGGAATAGGTAAGTTCAATGTTAGGATAATTGTTAACAAACATAGCAACTTGAGCAAGCTGTGAATCATTGAGAGtcaaaatttcatttctttcctcGTCCTCAAGAGCCATTATGTCATAAACAGTCTCAACATTAAGTTCCTTACATTTTTCCagtattttattgttaaaATACGGAATCTGTGTCAATGGGTTATCAACATCCCATACACCTTGAATCAACATCTGGGCCAAGTCCATAGCAGTAGTAGCATTTAGATACCCGCTTTGCGAAAGAATATCAACCATCACGTTAATCAGGGGAATGACCCTTTCCAAAATGTCCCTCAAATCGTTTTGTAAATCGATAGGTAATTGAGTGCGTGAAAAATACGCCTGTAACAATAGGAAAACTTTAAAGCTAATGGACTCTGAAGAGATGTTACCAGGAAAATCCAGAGGTAAGTTTTTACTTAGTCTGACAAGTAATGAATTATCTCCTTTTCTAAGTGGAATATTCTCAAATTCTACCGCCGTGGAAAGAACATACAGCATATTTTTAAGTGTGGAAGTATTTGATAAGGATGAAACGAACGACTGAATGGTGAAAAAGGATACACCATAATGAGAAGCAATCGATCCGTTACCCAAGACGGAAATTACTTCGGGTggttcttcatcttttccaTCATTCACCCCATCTGTTCCGGAATCgtcaatttcaataaagGATGATTCAACTAAATCATTTAAACTGGTTTCGACCAAATTGGTCAGAAAAACGGAAATACCATATGGAGACGTATCCTTAACACCATAATAGCTTGGATTCACATGGATACGACGATAGAAATACGAATAGGTAAACCAATCAACACAATCTTGTTTGCTTTGTATTATGGAATTCGCAATATCATTATTCAATGTATCATGAATAgtatattgaagaaaactcTCAGTAGGTAGTGGTTCAGTGAGAAACTTTTTGTAATAAGCCTTCATGTTGTGACTtgtcaaaatcaaaacttTGCCAGCCATTGAATCATTACCCTTAGCTAACCCCACCATTTCCAAGAGCTCGCTTATAGTGTATGGCATATATTTATGTTCTCTACCATCATAAAGGTTGGTTCCTAGTATAATTACTTCATCTGTTTTACAAGCAAAAGTGGAGCAATACTTAGATATGAGTAAAACTGATATTGCACCGTACTCGCATAACTTTTTTACGattctttcatcatttgGTACCATACCCCTATAAATGATACCAATACCGTGTTTCAAAGGGTCTTTTAGATGATTGTCAGTTAATTTGTCAGCATATGCAATGACTTGCTCTTCTTCGATGTTTAACATATCCCATTTTATTGCTTTGGAGAAACTCATAAATGCGGATGCAACTTCCATGCAATCCTTTCTGGATGGAAGGAACACTGAGCTAGTATTCCGATtttcagcagcagcagcagatGCTTCAAATGCCGTTTGTAGCATTGACGAATTGAATGATATGTGCTCAACGTCTTTGAATGACTGAATATTAATTTCAAGAGGTTCAACCCTTTCGCTTGGAGAGAAATTGTATATGTTTGATTTCGCTATGCCAGCCCATTCACCAAAATCACGAGCATTTGCCAGACAATTTGATAGGCAAACAAatcgaatttttttttcaagttggGTAGCTATAAATATCATCCTGGAAATTAACGTTTCATACACTGCACCATAAATACCTTGGCTTATCTCATGGCTTTCGTCATATATCATCAATTCTAAACTTTGaatgtttttcctttgccTCCAGCGACGTGACAAAAGTTCAAATTGCGCAGGAGTAGCCAAAAGGACATGACTTCTGGCCAGTAATTTCAAGTTTAGTGAGAGATCATTCCCTAACTTGTTAATGATCTTTCCTCCAGCAAGATGGGATAATTTCCTATCCCAATTGGCTAGCAAgatattaattttttcttgagatGGATTGATATAAACGGCTCTTCCTTTATTCTGTCTCCAATGATTCAGCAGAGCTAATTCAGCTAAAGCCATTTTACCCGAGCCCTTTGCCGAACCTACAAAGACAGAATCATTTGAGTTGTAGAcagattcaaaaacttgGCTCTGAATTCTattaaaagatttaaaaTCGAATACATTTGAGAAATCATCGATACCGAGCTCTGTTGTTGGGATACAAATGTTTTCCAGAAGAGGAGTGGGAGCAGGAAATTTATTCGGAAGTTTGAAACCATTGAAGGAAACCGGAATTTCGTATTCACAATGCCACCAATTTTCAGATATAACAGTAAGGAAAAAATTAGGTGGCATGTTATTTTGATTCTGTTGTTTTAACTCATGAGTAAAGGACAAGGTAAAATCTTGCCCTATCATATCCGGAGTGATGAATAGCACGTCATAGTAAAGTATGAAATCACCATCTGTATTTTCTAGCATAAGCAAAAAAGGTTGAAGAGAACCGTGCACATTCATATCCCACATCCAATCTGCTAGTATTTCAACATTGAACCTTATAACGCTACGAGTAATAGGTTGAGCGGTGCATGTGATAGACATTCTAGGAAACCTTTTCAGTAAATCGTATACCTGTTTTCCGTATTTTTCAGACCTGATTGCACGACCAACTTGAGCAGGCGTTTCTAACTGTAGGTAATCTCCCCACGGCACTGTAGAAGCTTCTAACCTTCTAATCACTTCAAGAGGACATTTTTTAAACTGCCTTAAAGGCGAATTTGTTGGCCACATCCTCGTTTTCGCAGATTTACAGAAATTTAATAACATCCTTGTGGGATGTCCCCAACCTCTTTTCAAGCATATTTCGAACATAGCACGCAATAGCCTTCCTGCATTTTGGTGAATAAAAACCATATCAGAATTTAATGCAAACCCTTCAAACTTTAACTGTGAAAAGTAAGATTGCAGTAACACATTCACTTTTGCTAAAGGATCATCGATATCTTCTCTAATAGGAATAGGAGCTTTTTCTAGAAGCTGTTTTAGttctctcttttcttcatatcTTACCGATATGTACTTGAACTCTTCTGACATTGCAAATATCCTGAAAAGATCGATCTGGCTTGTGTATTCATCCAGCTCCCTATTGTAGATATCCATAGATGTATGATTGATATAAAATGCCGAAGCTATATTTCCCAGATCTGTTGCTTCAATCacatcattttcaacatcataTAACACTAAATCTTGTTCTTTCAGGACACACAAGGCAGAGTGGACTAAAATTTCTCTGAACTTTTTTAATTGTTTATCTTCTGAAATATCAGGTATATTATAAAGTTCAGGGGAAGCCAACATTCTAACATATAAGTAAGTATATGCCAACCAATCTACTGCATCATTTCTACATTTAATGGTACCAGCAACAACCTCAGCATTTAAATTGTCTACTAATTTTGAAACGAATTGTGATTCTATCGGTAGCTGCTGGTTGAGGATCGAAAGATAATACTGGATATTTGATTGGTCTGTGATTATGATACCTTCTCCAAACGTGTCATATCTAGGCCGACCTGCTCTACCTAACATTTGAAGTACATCTTGCGGAGAGAGTTGTCCCCAGGACCCCTTTTCAGGTGAATAGACATCGGTTCCTTTTATAATAACTGTGTGGGCAGGAAGATTAACACCCCATGCCAACGTCGCAGTACATACCAGTACTTGTAATAATCCATCAGCAAACAGATCTTCGGATAAAGATCTGTCATTCCTGGCCAGCCCGGCATGATGTGTCCCTATACCACTTTCAATCAACTTTTTTAGACTTGGATCGAGTATATTTGCAGCTTCCGTCTTCAAAATCTGCTTTGAACCTGAGTCGCTCTTAATTAACTTATGAGCAATGTTCTCTTCAATAAACTTGTTTCTCAACCATGTTGCTGTACGTGATGTTTCTTTTCGAGAGTGAACAAACACAATTATCTGGTTACCTTCATTGATAGATTCCAAAACTTTCTCATAGCAAGCATCATTCATAGCTTTGagctttttcaaagaattccGTTCCTTTATTCCACAAAACTGTTGTGATAATGGACAGGGTCTAAATGAGgaatcaaaataaaagagcCCTTCTTTCGGAACCCTTAAAAATCTTCCAACATCTTCATAATTTGGTAAAGTTGCAGACAGTCCTATGATTCTGGGGCATTCCTGGCGGTATTTGGAAGCCCAAAATGTTCTAGCAACAATGCTTTCTAATACCGGTCCCCTTTCATCATGCAACAAGTGAATTTCATCTATAATCAACAAACGGACCAGCTCTACGATAGCCAAATTATTCGAGTTTCTAGTGGTGATATCCCATTTTTCAGGTGTAGAAACCAAAATTTGGGTCTCTTCAATTTGTCTTCTACTTAGCCGAGAATCACCAGTCAATTCGGCAACTTTTATGTCCAGGAAAGCCAGTCTTCTTTGAAATTCTCGGACTTGTTCCTGTACTAGCGCTTTCAACGGTGCTATGTAAACAATTTTGAAAGCTGAAAGGTTCAACTTCTTCGTTGTCGGATTATAGAAACGACTTAAGGTTTTCAATACCGTCAATAAGGCGATATTTGTCTTACCTGAACCAGTAGGAGCACATATTAGCATGTTTGAATCACTTTCGAAAGATGTATGAAAAACCTTTGACTGTATAGGATTTAAAGAGGTTGTTTCCGATGATGGGAATGCCTCTTGGCACCAATCAGGCAAAgatgtaatttttttcaactcatAATCGACAACAGGCTTCTTTGGTGCCGGAATATGTATTTCATCATATTGCGGTTTCACTCTTTTGAATGATCCTTCTGGTAGTGAAACTTTCGTTATAGTCATCAATTTAGAACTCTCGTCAAACTTaatcttttccaaatcaaTGGTAGGAGGAACTATGGAATCACCTAATTTTGCCCTCTTAGCTTTGGAGGACTGTTGCTGGTTAGCATCAATATCAAGTTCACGCTTTGACTTTACATTGTTCCTTAACTCGTACTGCTTCACAAGATCACCTAAACCATTGACAGTCATTTCGTTTATTAGATTCGGTATCTCGTTCTCTGTACTCTTTGCCAGTAGTATGCCCCAAAGTATTACAGACCtattctgaaaaataaactcAGCCAATGGTATATTCTCAAAGTCAAGTAAATCAACAAGTTTCTGCTCTAGGGCTGTCGGATTATGCTCAAGAGTTTTTATCtcattcaaaatcttcTCTGAAAGCTCTTGAATTGCGGAAGTATCCTTATAACCGAGCTCGGATCGAAGTTTTCTCTGCAAGAAGAACTCATCAACTGAATATATGGGAATGATTTCAGtgct
This genomic stretch from Saccharomyces mikatae IFO 1815 strain IFO1815 genome assembly, chromosome: 5 harbors:
- the BRR2 gene encoding ATP-dependent RNA helicase BRR2 (similar to Saccharomyces cerevisiae BRR2 (YER172C); ancestral locus Anc_8.238) encodes the protein MIEHEAKDKAKKIREIYRYDEMSNKVLELDRRFINSSQNPQKDAEISQPKSMRGRISTKDMGQSVRSIVNEGIKEKNIAVEKIEKNTSFKRIQQDSTILDSSSDFRLHYYPKNPSNVEAYERILQWVTEVLGNDIPHDLIIGTADILIRGLKENEENEDGNIEKRKEGIQDELGIDINFSKFTELVKLMKDITDYNIHPNKTDKQAVAILVDDEPSDTEEVVDESNIANVLESEINDDEDDSEKNYDNSAEVHLKTKNNRALPNIENDTIKLSDHKENSTEIIPIYSVDEFFLQRKLRSELGYKDTSAIQELSEKILNEIKTLEHNPTALEQKLVDLLDFENIPLAEFIFQNRSVILWGILLAKSTENEIPNLINEMTVNGLGDLVKQYELRNNVKSKRELDIDANQQQSSKAKRAKLGDSIVPPTIDLEKIKFDESSKLMTITKVSLPEGSFKRVKPQYDEIHIPAPKKPVVDYELKKITSLPDWCQEAFPSSETTSLNPIQSKVFHTSFESDSNMLICAPTGSGKTNIALLTVLKTLSRFYNPTTKKLNLSAFKIVYIAPLKALVQEQVREFQRRLAFLDIKVAELTGDSRLSRRQIEETQILVSTPEKWDITTRNSNNLAIVELVRLLIIDEIHLLHDERGPVLESIVARTFWASKYRQECPRIIGLSATLPNYEDVGRFLRVPKEGLFYFDSSFRPCPLSQQFCGIKERNSLKKLKAMNDACYEKVLESINEGNQIIVFVHSRKETSRTATWLRNKFIEENIAHKLIKSDSGSKQILKTEAANILDPSLKKLIESGIGTHHAGLARNDRSLSEDLFADGLLQVLVCTATLAWGVNLPAHTVIIKGTDVYSPEKGSWGQLSPQDVLQMLGRAGRPRYDTFGEGIIITDQSNIQYYLSILNQQLPIESQFVSKLVDNLNAEVVAGTIKCRNDAVDWLAYTYLYVRMLASPELYNIPDISEDKQLKKFREILVHSALCVLKEQDLVLYDVENDVIEATDLGNIASAFYINHTSMDIYNRELDEYTSQIDLFRIFAMSEEFKYISVRYEEKRELKQLLEKAPIPIREDIDDPLAKVNVLLQSYFSQLKFEGFALNSDMVFIHQNAGRLLRAMFEICLKRGWGHPTRMLLNFCKSAKTRMWPTNSPLRQFKKCPLEVIRRLEASTVPWGDYLQLETPAQVGRAIRSEKYGKQVYDLLKRFPRMSITCTAQPITRSVIRFNVEILADWMWDMNVHGSLQPFLLMLENTDGDFILYYDVLFITPDMIGQDFTLSFTHELKQQNQNNMPPNFFLTVISENWWHCEYEIPVSFNGFKLPNKFPAPTPLLENICIPTTELGIDDFSNVFDFKSFNRIQSQVFESVYNSNDSVFVGSAKGSGKMALAELALLNHWRQNKGRAVYINPSQEKINILLANWDRKLSHLAGGKIINKLGNDLSLNLKLLARSHVLLATPAQFELLSRRWRQRKNIQSLELMIYDESHEISQGIYGAVYETLISRMIFIATQLEKKIRFVCLSNCLANARDFGEWAGIAKSNIYNFSPSERVEPLEINIQSFKDVEHISFNSSMLQTAFEASAAAAENRNTSSVFLPSRKDCMEVASAFMSFSKAIKWDMLNIEEEQVIAYADKLTDNHLKDPLKHGIGIIYRGMVPNDERIVKKLCEYGAISVLLISKYCSTFACKTDEVIILGTNLYDGREHKYMPYTISELLEMVGLAKGNDSMAGKVLILTSHNMKAYYKKFLTEPLPTESFLQYTIHDTLNNDIANSIIQSKQDCVDWFTYSYFYRRIHVNPSYYGVKDTSPYGISVFLTNLVETSLNDLVESSFIEIDDSGTDGVNDGKDEEPPEVISVLGNGSIASHYGVSFFTIQSFVSSLSNTSTLKNMLYVLSTAVEFENIPLRKGDNSLLVRLSKNLPLDFPGNISSESISFKVFLLLQAYFSRTQLPIDLQNDLRDILERVIPLINVMVDILSQSGYLNATTAMDLAQMLIQGVWDVDNPLTQIPYFNNKILEKCKELNVETVYDIMALEDEERNEILTLNDSQLAQVAMFVNNYPNIELTYSLNNSESLTTGEKQKISIQLTRDVEPESLQVTSEKYPFDKLECWWLVLGDTSKKELYAIKKVSLNKEIQHYELEFDTPAPGQHNLTIWCVCDSYLDADKELEFKINVK